DNA sequence from the Candoia aspera isolate rCanAsp1 chromosome 10, rCanAsp1.hap2, whole genome shotgun sequence genome:
CAGTGTCAAGTAACTAGCAGCACCCCTCCGCTCTGTTCTCAACCATGAGAACCTCCATCAGTGCTGGTTTGGGGATCAGGGGCAACCTTTGGCAATAGGCCCTCAGAGGGCCCATCTTCTGAATAGTCCGcctcttttttcattcttcttgCTTCTTCCCATTTCCTTGACTTTCTTGGTGCCCGTTTTCATCTCTGCTGGGTGGGAGGGCAAAGCAAACAGGTCCCACTGCTTTTCTGTGCAACTTTCACAGCTCACGTGTTCAGGGTGGTCAGGTCAACTGGTAACAGAGCTAAGATGAGGAGGAGCAGTGCTGGGAAGAGCTTGAGCAGCTGGCAATCAaccctcttgaaaaaaaaaacggGCTGATGTTGGCCCTATATTTTCTGCATACCAGCAGAGCGTATGGTGAGACACAAAAAAGAGAATCAATCCTTGAAGCACAGACAAGGAAAGCTCTGCATTTTCCAAAAAGCTGATGGTCTGCATGAAGCCAAAGAGGCATAAGCAATGGAAAGGGGGAGAATTCACAAGCAAGATCTGAGTTTTAATGCAGGAGACATTATCAAGAAAAGATGGTCACCAACAAGAGCCCagcttgggctgagaggaagagtCCAAATGATCCAGCCATGGTGTCAACTGCCCCAGTGGCATTCCTACAAGTGCTATTGGGGAGTAAAATAAATGTGCTATCAATGGCTGAAATCTCCTTCTTCTCACAGAAAGCCTCATTGGCACATCCCTTCATGGTGATGGTCacattttttccttctgcaaagaGAATGGGAGGAGACAGCTGTCAGCACCTGGGACCCAGCTGACTTGGAGCAAtgtggggaagagaaagagagaagctaGGGCCCAGAGGAaatttccttctgctttcttcATACAGGTTCATGGAAAGAGGGCACGGAGCTGTATTCACACAAAAAGGTCAGTATTCACACAACAGACTTCATCAGGTGAAGATTTAGCAGGTATAGTCACATTACAGACCAAGCTTGGTTATGGCTGAATTGCTTAGGAAATTTTTGGAGGGATGGGTTGCAGTTTTGGTGACTTGGCATATTTCATGGACCCAAACTGTTTGGCTATCTTATGGCTGaacgtgttgtgcaaacccagaaaagggATTAATTTGATAATTAGGTTAAGCACATTTAACCTAAGAGAGTTAGCTAacctaagagagccagtttggtgtagtggttaaggcaacgggctagaaacccggagacggagagttctagtcccgccttgggcatgaaagccggctgggtgaccttgagccaatccctccctctcagcccaacccacctcacagggttgtggttgtggggaaaataggaggaggaaggagtattaggtatgttccccgccttgagttatttataaaagtaataaaggtggggttgaaaataaataaataaaaataaaataaaataaagcatgttGAGTGAGCACAGCCAATGCAAAGGGGCCATCCCAGCCTCGGACAGAGATGCTGATACTGTACTGTGCTCCAGTGGTTTGGGTTCTGTACCATGGACAGTGGTCCTGTGATTGAAAGTGGAAGCAGCCACTGAAAATTTAAACAGCCTCTAAAGTTGAGGGTCAAAACTTATCCTCTACATCACCATCCCCCTACTATTATTGGACAGAGAAAtgctacatttttttccttaccGGCTCTCATTTAACTGGatgatacagagcagaggcatCTGAGGGGAGGAgcaaaaatctgcaagatggcaagcacaacCTGCCAATTGAATCCCTGCCTCTTTtatacacatataaaaaagggtGTGGCTTCTATTGCAATGCCACGCCACACCTGCCACCTTTCAGATTCTGACCTCTCTCCCCTGATATAGAAGGccgagggaatggccttgaagaacaggaggtgtaagacctggcttttccccaaaGAGTTGGGCTAGGACAGGGGTTGAGCTAGGAGGCTGTTTGGTCTGTCATCTGATGGAAGGGCAGTTTTCTTTTTATCACTTTCTATGATTATtgatatattctagaggtgacggactcatccctgggggagctgggggtgttgacgaccgacaggaagctctggcgtgggctggtccatgaagtcacgaagagtcggaagcgactaaacgaataaacaacaacaatgattaTTGATTGCTGTGGGATCATTAGATCTAGGATCATtacatgagataggtggccatataagttctgtaaagaaaatacataagactgtggtcagataagaggggcttgaataataaaaaaagagcaaatatgctttttatgttgtttttatgtCTTTTGGTCACACGGGACTGGCCACTActaaacaattcaaaacaatagaaaaaagaagTTCCATCCATAGAAACAAAACTCCTGCATAATTTGGAaatatctgtgtatgtgtgtgtgtgtgggggggggcatttcagAGGAATCATGGGTAGACCCCCATCTCCACCACCAAACTGAGCCTTTCAGATCATGGTGGCCCTTCAAAATCTGGCCTTCCAGATCATGGCGATTTCCATTCAGAAACTGTATTTCCTAATTGGCAGCATAAAATACTGAACAGTGGGCATGAATCTGTATGCTTTACCTTCTTTCTTCTGAAGAAACAGCTCTGCACAATACATCTCATCCTCTCCAGTACAGTCAATCATCGTTTCCTTGCATCCACTCTGTTCATTCGGCTCAGTATAGCAAGCTGGGCATCTTTTCCTGTTGGTGGTCACAGTTTTTCTGGGGGGCACTGCAGGAAAGAAGAGGTAGGTTTGAGACAAAAGCGTATTAAAGTGGTTGGGATGACCACAGGGTAAGGGTGAGAAACTCAGAAAGCAATAGCTTCTTTCCTCAGCCACTTTCTCAGTTCCTGCCAACACTTTTGGGCAGCTGATCAGTTGGCCTGCTCACTGGTACAGAGCCTGATTTCTTTGCCCCATTCTCTGGGGGATCCATAGGATTCGAAAAGAAGGAATAGTGAGATTAGAGCACGAATGCAAAACTGGGGTTGTGTGGCCTTTGAATGGTGGATGGGAACCACTCTCCGTACCACGGAAAGGCAAAAAAGGGTGCAGACATGCAGATTAGGAAAAACAGTGAGAGGATTTAATGTCATGACACGGATTGTCATTAAAAGGGACTTCATTAAATATGGTTACTCTGATGGCTCCCCACctgtttaatttatttctctGGTGATACTTTAAAAGATTACAATTTAGCAGACATTTGTGGCGCAGGAggttttttccttgcttttcagGAACTGTACTGACCCTGGTGCCTTAGGTGGTGTGCCTTGGGTTAAAGTAACCCCATGCTTACCCagggctttcaaaattctcccTGAATAGAGCCAGTTCTCCTTCATTGAACGGAATGAGAAGTGACATGAAAATGCAGGAGGATCCTCGGCCTGGGACTCTGAAGGATTCCTAATGCCCCTATCCCTGCTGGTGTGCCTGCATGAGAACATCATGCTACACTACATCCCACCGACATGTATCCCCCCAACAAGGTGTGATCCCCTGCAGGAGATTTATCTTCAGATGGAGAGAATGGGAGAGGGAAATGAGAGGAAAGAGTCAGAGagacagaaaggaagagagagccCAAAAGTGTACAGCTAGAAGGATTGGTGCATTGATCGCCCTCGCAGCAGGAAACTTGGCCCAGGATGGTCTGATTCTTGCCCATATCTAGGACAGCCAGGCTTTTGTTACACTCCTTTGAATGGATGCAGCTCTTCATGGTCGCCTGTTTGGTTGGTCCTGTGGGGATCCAAAAGAAGAGACAGTGTCTGAAACGGTGACGCTGTTGACCCTATTGCTCAGCATCTGTGTGGGTGGCAGGTAAAACTGCTTGAGTTAAGTCAGAGAGTGCACTGCCAGCTTCCCCTGGTCCCTCTCCAGGTTCCCAAGGTTTCTACTCTAGCATTccccaatctgctgccctccagataagTTGGAACATGAGTTCTTTTATTCGCGTTCTAGAAACCAAATAAGCTTCAGGTTAAACGTTTGCTCTCCCACTCCACCAGCACCTTTTCCTATCTACAAAATTCCCCAGTTAACCCGTCAGTCTTGTCCAATGGAGCACATGCCCACCGCCAAAGTCTTGGGTTGTCACTTGCCCGGGTCATGCAAAAGTTGCCACCAAACGGTATATTTTAAGGTAGCAGGTaagagtatacaggtagtcctcacttaacaaccatttgtttagtgacagttcggacttacgacggtgctggaaaaaccaacttataaccagtcctcgcacttatgactgccacagcatcccCTTGGTCCTGTGATcaggatttgggtgcttggcaagcagttcacatttatgactgttgcagtgtcccatggtcatgtgattgtcattttctaccttcccagccagcttctggcaagctatATCAATGGGGGAACTGCGTGAttggcttaacaaccatgtggttcacttaatgcccatggtgatttgcttaatgaccaccacaaaaaagctcatataattgggttggatttgcttaatgactgcttcacttaacaaccaaaattccagtcccaattgtggttgttaagtgaggaccatctGTAAATTGATAATAGAAGGCTAGCCAAATTTAAGTAGGAATGTTTCCCATATATACCACATATCACACAACAAGGCAAATTTACGAGACACATTAAAAATAGATGAAATAACTTAAAGAGATACTAGCAATAACCTTTATTCTTCAACATTCAATGTAAAGTACCAATATTTAGGTTGTGGTTTGTGGTGGGGaaacaaatggaagggaaggggagaattcATCACTaaaagtttttcctttttaacgtAAAAGGTTTTTACTCCTGCTTCTTATATAGTTGTTTCTTCCTTACTtggctttttgtatttttttcttgtgcaacttcctttttaaaaaattgtcaaaagctcaagcaaaatgaaataaagcaataaaataaaacctcctttaaaaaaaggaaaactaaaaaatGAGAGAATTATGAACTACATGGGGAGAAAGCATATTGATTGTGTTTCGTTAAAGGCATTACATTTCAACAAAACCCTTTCTAACTTTTACCCTGACCACACCCACTGCATTGTCTTGAGCCAAaggcatggggtgggggtgggagtcaAGATTGCAGCCACAACCGGACAATAGAAGTGCATGTGAACATGCTGTTTTTCACCAAATTGTCCCCTCCTCCAGTGGTCTCCAACTTCTAAACAATTTCCCCTTCCTCTGGAACAATTTAGAGAAAGCTACTACCCAGTTTGTctgtctagaacagcctttctcaaccttttgagcctggagggacccttgaaatatttttcaggcctcgaggaacccctgcacatgcaggctcaaagagaggccagaagttgcaaaattattatatttgtttcatgggtaggcctgtctatacgcattcacagagttcttaaactaagaataaagaatgaaactttcctctttcatgtg
Encoded proteins:
- the LOC134503182 gene encoding phospholipase A2 inhibitor and Ly6/PLAUR domain-containing protein-like; translated protein: MKSCIHSKECNKSLAVLDMGKNQTILGQVSCCEGDQCTNPSSLPPRKTVTTNRKRCPACYTEPNEQSGCKETMIDCTGEDEMYCAELFLQKKEEGKNVTITMKGCANEAFCEKKEISAIDSTFILLPNSTCRNATGAVDTMAGSFGLFLSAQAGLLLVTIFS